The Chitinophaga flava genome has a segment encoding these proteins:
- a CDS encoding FecR family protein translates to MNNEEAALFVKRYAAGTATPEEHAAFEQWIHEQPLQEVQVLLDEYTALMEQHPIWLPANKALLDRILRELDRPPARVVPLSSWKKRLSIAAGIALLIAGAGYAGWHTVRQYRQPATAAVIHAGGNKAILQLADGTTLELDSTTQTRPSHVLNITAGLLQYNPRPYQGATVYNTLSTPRGGQYQLLLQDGTRVWLNAASSIRFPIAFNGNDRTVEITGEAYFEVAQDARKPFIVKAGTTQINVLGTHFNVSAYPEENNIRTTLTAGKVAVSNGSAPQQLTPGQQSVCTHSSHTISIRTVDPDQETAWKDGRFIFNGNIRDIMHQLERWYDVSVEYEGNISDQAFIGDISRNENLGEVLKILEFTGKIHFRTINRKIIVTP, encoded by the coding sequence ATGAACAATGAAGAAGCAGCCCTGTTTGTAAAAAGATATGCAGCCGGGACCGCCACCCCTGAAGAACATGCAGCCTTTGAACAGTGGATCCATGAACAACCGCTGCAGGAAGTACAAGTCCTGCTGGACGAATACACGGCGCTGATGGAACAACATCCTATATGGCTGCCTGCCAACAAAGCGTTGCTGGACCGTATACTCAGGGAACTGGACCGGCCACCAGCCCGGGTAGTGCCACTGTCTTCCTGGAAAAAACGGCTGTCTATCGCAGCCGGGATCGCGCTGCTGATCGCAGGTGCCGGTTATGCCGGCTGGCATACGGTCCGTCAGTACCGCCAGCCCGCCACAGCGGCGGTTATTCATGCCGGCGGCAACAAAGCTATCCTGCAACTGGCTGATGGTACAACGCTGGAGCTGGACAGCACCACACAAACAAGGCCCAGCCACGTTTTGAATATAACAGCCGGTTTACTGCAATACAACCCACGGCCTTACCAGGGAGCCACTGTATACAACACCCTCTCCACGCCCAGGGGCGGCCAATACCAGCTGCTTCTGCAGGACGGCACACGGGTATGGCTAAACGCAGCTTCTTCCATCCGTTTCCCCATAGCCTTTAACGGTAACGACCGTACGGTGGAAATTACAGGAGAAGCTTATTTTGAAGTAGCACAGGATGCACGCAAACCCTTTATTGTAAAAGCCGGCACTACACAAATCAACGTGCTGGGAACCCATTTTAACGTCAGCGCCTATCCGGAAGAAAATAATATCCGTACCACCCTGACAGCAGGGAAAGTAGCGGTATCCAATGGCAGCGCCCCACAACAACTTACACCCGGCCAGCAGTCGGTATGCACCCATAGCAGCCATACGATCAGTATACGCACGGTAGACCCTGACCAGGAAACAGCCTGGAAAGATGGGCGCTTTATCTTCAACGGTAACATCCGCGACATCATGCATCAACTGGAACGCTGGTACGATGTAAGCGTGGAATATGAAGGTAATATCAGCGACCAGGCATTTATAGGAGATATTTCACGGAATGAAAACCTGGGCGAAGTATTGAAAATACTGGAGTTCACAGGAAAAATACACTTCAGGACAATAAACAGAAAGATTATCGTAACACCGTAA
- a CDS encoding RNA polymerase sigma factor, whose translation MNNLPDDADIATGLYSGDRESFVLLYEQHAGELYRYIYLFIRSKEDAEDILQNVFTRIWMKRETLGEIRSLRSFLFRVTRNQVLNYFRSAKVKMRVQQLMASGDTPENADAGELLQYKQYYELASDAISKLPKRRQEVFRLSYENGLNTHEIASQLHISSSAVKQHLYAASDFIRDYLQKHGDISAALLIFLTLFDN comes from the coding sequence ATGAATAATCTTCCGGATGATGCGGATATAGCGACAGGCCTGTACAGCGGAGACAGGGAGTCTTTTGTACTGCTGTACGAACAGCATGCGGGCGAACTATACCGCTATATCTATCTTTTTATCCGGTCGAAGGAAGATGCAGAAGATATCCTGCAGAATGTATTCACCCGTATCTGGATGAAAAGGGAGACACTAGGTGAGATCCGGTCGCTGCGTAGCTTTCTGTTTCGGGTTACCCGCAATCAGGTGCTGAATTATTTCAGGAGTGCCAAGGTGAAAATGCGGGTGCAACAATTAATGGCCTCCGGTGATACGCCTGAAAATGCCGATGCAGGCGAGTTATTACAATACAAACAATATTACGAGCTGGCCAGTGATGCAATCAGCAAACTACCTAAGCGCCGGCAGGAAGTGTTCCGGTTGAGTTATGAAAATGGCCTCAATACCCATGAAATTGCCAGTCAGCTTCATATTTCCTCTTCTGCGGTGAAACAGCACCTGTATGCCGCCTCCGATTTTATACGTGACTACCTGCAAAAACACGGAGATATCTCCGCCGCCCTTCTGATTTTCCTCACTCTTTTCGACAATTAA
- a CDS encoding erythromycin esterase family protein — protein MQSVISKLLCGNGILIITLLFGLNSYAQENIEKYVKENANRIYTVDPDSINYKDLQVIGDAIGDATIVMLGEQDHGDAPAFLAKTRLIKYLHEQKGFNVLAFEDDFFGLNYGWDQIKKDNQVIDSFIKKTVYPIWAYCTACQELFYNYIPSTFKSGSPLQLSGFDPQVEIHNVMIKLDSTIRRLKLSITLSENYQTEVVNVMKNWGKNIKDTSLNNRYLGYLTRIKAELKEQVAPNDFWLLLVDNLMAENVEFQAIGTNYWKESNTRDTQMAMNLTWLAKHKYANEKIIVWAHNYHVSKYAGHFEESFLNEANPMGNIFTNSDFSHKTYIIGFTSFEGTAGRLTRKEKDKVAPPQSNSFERWINSSYDYAFVDFKKFNNQNPQQNNIGFYMSGAIRPRWYHKNHKAVWNQIYDGVFFIRKMYPCEIIK, from the coding sequence ATGCAATCAGTAATATCCAAACTTTTATGCGGGAATGGTATTCTTATTATTACCTTATTATTTGGATTGAATAGTTATGCTCAGGAAAATATTGAAAAATATGTAAAAGAGAATGCGAACCGGATTTATACAGTTGACCCGGATTCTATCAATTACAAAGACCTTCAGGTAATTGGAGATGCGATTGGTGATGCAACTATCGTTATGCTGGGAGAACAAGATCACGGTGACGCACCGGCATTTTTGGCCAAAACGAGACTCATAAAATATCTGCATGAGCAAAAAGGATTTAATGTACTCGCCTTTGAAGATGATTTTTTTGGTCTGAATTATGGCTGGGACCAAATAAAGAAGGATAATCAGGTAATTGATTCTTTCATTAAAAAAACAGTTTATCCAATTTGGGCTTACTGTACCGCTTGTCAGGAATTATTCTATAATTATATTCCTTCCACTTTTAAAAGTGGATCTCCACTACAGCTTTCGGGATTTGATCCGCAGGTGGAGATACATAATGTTATGATCAAATTGGATAGTACGATAAGAAGATTAAAACTATCTATAACGTTGTCAGAAAACTACCAGACAGAAGTAGTAAATGTGATGAAAAATTGGGGTAAAAATATCAAAGACACCAGTTTAAACAACCGGTACTTAGGCTATCTGACCAGAATAAAAGCCGAGCTGAAAGAGCAGGTTGCGCCAAATGATTTCTGGCTGTTGTTGGTTGACAACCTGATGGCCGAAAATGTCGAATTTCAGGCTATTGGCACCAACTACTGGAAAGAGTCTAACACAAGGGACACACAGATGGCCATGAACCTTACCTGGCTGGCAAAACATAAGTACGCAAATGAGAAGATTATTGTATGGGCACATAACTACCATGTATCAAAATACGCAGGTCATTTTGAAGAAAGTTTTCTGAATGAGGCGAATCCCATGGGGAATATTTTTACCAACAGTGATTTTTCCCATAAAACTTATATTATCGGGTTTACTTCTTTTGAAGGGACTGCAGGTCGCCTAACCCGGAAGGAAAAGGATAAAGTTGCGCCCCCTCAAAGCAACAGCTTCGAAAGATGGATTAACAGCAGCTATGATTATGCATTTGTTGATTTTAAGAAATTTAACAACCAAAATCCGCAACAGAATAATATAGGTTTTTATATGTCTGGTGCCATAAGACCCCGGTGGTATCATAAGAACCATAAGGCAGTCTGGAATCAGATATATGATGGTGTATTTTTTATAAGGAAAATGTATCCATGTGAAATTATAAAATAA